The genomic DNA GACCTTTATCAGGTGTTTGCGAGCCCGACAGGTTCAAAGCCTGCCGCCACAACTCGCCGCGGCCGGCCCCGCTCTCATTGAGCTGAACCGTGGTTGCCGGTTCAGCCAGAGCTTCGGCAGCGGCAGCGATGTTACCGGTGATCAGGTAATGTTCCCCCAGCCGCTTAAGTCGGTGGCGGCGGCCGACGGCTCCGGTGAGTTCTTTCTCCAGGTCATATACCCGGTAACGGATTGATTCAAATAACGCACCGCTGAGGCGGGAATCCGGCAGGCGTGCCAGTTCTTCCAGGACCCGCAGTGACTGTTCCACCCGCCGGGCATTGGCGGTTACGGTATCAGCCAGACCTGTTGATGGGATTTTAGCTGCTTCTGGATTTCGGCCGACGTCGCCGGAGCTGTCACGGGCCGAAGTTAATTCAGCACTGGTGAAGGGGATGCCGGCCAGCAGGCGATTGCGCAGGCTTTTTAATTCGGCAGATACGGGCAGTGAATCAAGACAAAAACGTGCCACGTCCTCAAGAACGCGCAAGCCCTCGGCAGCGCGGTCAAGGTTGGCATCAACGGCCCGTAGCGTTTGACTGTGGAAATAAGTCAAGTCACATCCGATTGGACATTCATTCAATATATTTAAGCGCCTGATTGTAGCATAAGGGCTGGAGCAAGGCAAAGCTGATGGGCTGCCGGTAACACAGGGCGACCCGGCCTGTAAATTATTCCAGACTTACGGCGTAAGGTATATGTTCCAGCTGGTGGGTATTACCGGTGAACTGGATGCCGATGAAATCAATGCGCCAGTCCCCGTCAATCTTATTTTCAGCCAGGTAGCTCTGTGCGGCGCTGATCAGTTTCCGTTGTTTGTGCCGGGTGACGGATTCCGCCGGGGTGCCGAAGGCGTCAGTGGATTTGGCGCGGACTTCTACGAACACAATTTCTCGGCCTTTCCGGGCGATCAGGTCCAACTCGGCATTTTTGGAACGCCAGTTGGCGGCCAGAATTCGGTAGCCGTTCTTTTCCAGATATTTGCGGGCGATGGCTTCGCCGTTTTGCCCGGTGCTGATCCGGCTCATAAAAGGCTCCGGAAGTGTTGAACCGGAGCGAAGGAACGGCGGTGAATCGGGCATGGTCCATGGTGATTCAAGCAGGCCAGGTGTTCCGCGGTGCCGTATCCTTTGTGCCGGCTCAGGTGATAAAGGGGATAGCGGTCATCCAGCGCGGTCATCAGCCGGTCACGGGTGACTTT from Dehalogenimonas sp. W includes the following:
- a CDS encoding thiamine phosphate synthase, which codes for MTYFHSQTLRAVDANLDRAAEGLRVLEDVARFCLDSLPVSAELKSLRNRLLAGIPFTSAELTSARDSSGDVGRNPEAAKIPSTGLADTVTANARRVEQSLRVLEELARLPDSRLSGALFESIRYRVYDLEKELTGAVGRRHRLKRLGEHYLITGNIAAAAEALAEPATTVQLNESGAGRGELWRQALNLSGSQTPDKGLFIIGEYADIAVAVNADGVAINGGSLPPGVIRKLLAVDQLIGFAARDTDEAVKAADSGADYLVCPAALKNTLAGRVGIPVITPQETAAV
- a CDS encoding YraN family protein, whose translation is MSRISTGQNGEAIARKYLEKNGYRILAANWRSKNAELDLIARKGREIVFVEVRAKSTDAFGTPAESVTRHKQRKLISAAQSYLAENKIDGDWRIDFIGIQFTGNTHQLEHIPYAVSLE